Genomic segment of Leeia speluncae:
CAGTACTTCATTTGCATTGGTTTTCACTCTGGGCTTCTCCACTTTTAGCTCCTTTAGCGGGGGAATGATTAGCGATTAATACAAATCACTTTGGGCTGAGTCATTTCCTGAATGGCAAACTTCACCCCTTCTCTACCCAACGAGCCATACTTAAATCCACCAAATGGCATCCCATCAAAGCGATAATCGGAAGAGTCGTTAATCATCACGCCACCGGCTTCAATTTGGTCGGCTGCTTTGAGGGCGGTTTCTAAGCTGCGGGTGAAAATACCGGCATGTAGGCTACATTCACTACCGTTCGCTTCTGCTAATGCCGCGTCAAATGAATCGAACGGAGCGATGCTGACAACCGGTGCAAACACCTCTTCAGACCAGACTTTGCAATCGGTTGGTACGTCTGTTAGGACGGTTGGGGAATAGATGCTGCCTTTTCTTTCGTGGCCGCAAATCAACTTGGCCCCTTTGGCGAGCGCATCGGATACCCACGTTTCAATCCGTTTTGCTTGGTCTTCAGAAATCATCGGTCCCATGTCGGTCGCGTCAGATGTTGGGTCACCGGTAATCATTTGGCGGGTTAATTCGGCAAAGCGGCCAACAAATTGCTCATAAATGCTCCGTTCGACCAAGATGCGTTGTGTCCCGATGCAGTTATGACCTGATGCCCAGAATGATCCTGATACACAAGATTCCACTGCCAATTCAAAATCACTATCCGCCATGACAATCACCGCTGCATTCCCACCAAGATCCATGGCCATTTTTTTCAGGCCAGCAATTTGGGTAATGGCTTCGGCGGTACTGGTGCCACCAGTAAAGCTAATCATTCGAATGTCTTTTTCTTGGACCAAACCGGTAATGACAGACCGATCTCCATGGACGATTTGTAATTGGTTAGGAGAGACTCCTGCTTTCCAAAGCACTTCCGCCAATTTTTGTGCAGATAAAGGTGATAAACCGCTTGGCTTCAAAATCACCGCATTGCCTGCGGCAATCGCCGGGCCTAGTTTGTGGGCGGCTAGGTTTAATGGGTCATTAAATGGGGTTACAGCAAACACAATGCCCAGTGGTTCTTGGGTGAAATAGCCCTGCCTGTTTTCTGAGCCTTGATACGCGCTAAATGGAATAATTTCGCCGCCCACTCTTTTCGCCTCTTCCGCTGAAAGGCGAAGGGTATTAATGCATCTGGCCACTTCTTTGCGCGCTTGGCGCAAAGCTTTACCAGATTCATTTGCAATGGTGAGTGCAAAGGTATCTATTTGGCCGGCAATGGCTTCGGCTGCTGCATTCAGAATTCGGGCACGCTCGGTACGCGACATCTGCTTGCCATCTAAAGTGCCTAAGCGGGCTTTTTCCATGATGACAGGAATATCCGCCGCGGTACTTAATGGCACATGGCCTACTACACGGCCATCAAATGGCGCATAAACGGTTAGGCTTTCTTGCGCTTGGAAGGTAGATTGATTGGCGTTCATGGTTAGCCTCACTTACTCAAACGATCGTTAAGTTCAATTAGGTCTGAAAGCAAGGCAAATGCGGTTTCATGACGACCAGCACCAGGGCCTGCAATGGTGACTGCACCAAGCAGATCGGTGGTGAATGTCACAGAGTTGTTTGCACCATTTGCCCCCAATAATGGGTCGCTCGCTGGAATACGTTGTGGTTTAACACTGCCGGTAATTACGCCTGCCGCATTTCTGCTGGCCTCGCCAATCAAACGCCATGCGAAACCTTCTTTACGCGCATTGAGAATCTCGGTTTCAGTTAGGCCGGTAATACCTTCTCTGCTAATGTCGGTTGGTTTTAAATCTGCATCCCAGATGGCATTGGCCAAAATGCAAACTTTTAGCATCACATCAAAACCACCTACATCCGCGGTTGGATCTGCTTCTGCATAGCCAAGACGTTGTGCTTCAGCAATCGCATCTGCCATGCTCATGCCTGCTTCTACTTGGCCTAATACATAGTTGCACGTGCCATTTAAGATGCCACTAAAGCGTTCAATCTCACAGCCGCGCAAAGTCATATCTAGTTGTCTTAGTACTGGCGTGCCGCTCATCACTGCGCCT
This window contains:
- a CDS encoding aldehyde dehydrogenase family protein; protein product: MNANQSTFQAQESLTVYAPFDGRVVGHVPLSTAADIPVIMEKARLGTLDGKQMSRTERARILNAAAEAIAGQIDTFALTIANESGKALRQARKEVARCINTLRLSAEEAKRVGGEIIPFSAYQGSENRQGYFTQEPLGIVFAVTPFNDPLNLAAHKLGPAIAAGNAVILKPSGLSPLSAQKLAEVLWKAGVSPNQLQIVHGDRSVITGLVQEKDIRMISFTGGTSTAEAITQIAGLKKMAMDLGGNAAVIVMADSDFELAVESCVSGSFWASGHNCIGTQRILVERSIYEQFVGRFAELTRQMITGDPTSDATDMGPMISEDQAKRIETWVSDALAKGAKLICGHERKGSIYSPTVLTDVPTDCKVWSEEVFAPVVSIAPFDSFDAALAEANGSECSLHAGIFTRSLETALKAADQIEAGGVMINDSSDYRFDGMPFGGFKYGSLGREGVKFAIQEMTQPKVICINR
- a CDS encoding homoserine dehydrogenase; amino-acid sequence: MKLKLALLGFGGVNHGLAEVIQLKQKLLKEKFNLELVITAVSDMRFGTVWNENGLDLKSLIALPTVGYAIDALKQQAGTYHGGSSLEETLAMIQLNCVDAVLEATFTNPQTGEPAISHCKTALSAGKHVITTNKGPVALALTELRQIAKEYRAKFYYEGAVMSGTPVLRQLDMTLRGCEIERFSGILNGTCNYVLGQVEAGMSMADAIAEAQRLGYAEADPTADVGGFDVMLKVCILANAIWDADLKPTDISREGITGLTETEILNARKEGFAWRLIGEASRNAAGVITGSVKPQRIPASDPLLGANGANNSVTFTTDLLGAVTIAGPGAGRHETAFALLSDLIELNDRLSK